Within the Gossypium raimondii isolate GPD5lz chromosome 12, ASM2569854v1, whole genome shotgun sequence genome, the region TGAAGTAAATGTAACAATATATAAAGACGCAATCTTTGACATGGATGTAACAAATGACTTCATAATAATCGTAAAAGGGATGGTAATAGTAGTCTTCTTAcattagaaatgaaaaaaaatgaacataatGTGAAGACTAATGATAAGATTGATGTTGAGTGCATTTATGGTATGATCATGCACTTTGCTTAATTTTGCACATATATCTATGCAAAAAAGATATTTGTTTAttcacatttttaaatttgataaattctaTTTGCAACAACTACATGTGGGCTTTGGCTATATTGTATTGAGGCTAATGTTCTATGTTTGGATTCTTTAAAGATGAAATTTATAACTACCTTCAAACTTATTAATTTGGTGTTTTCTTCGAGACAATGCTAGTATATATGTTTGTATGGTTAAATCACATGTGATGGTAAACCAGAAGTTTACATTAGTATTGTGGAATCATGTGCATAGTAAATCAAAAGTTTACTAGTCTAAATATACTAATTAGTTGGCATGATTGGTTAGACCATCCCGATCAATAATAATGTCAAAAGATATGAATTTACATGAATATTGATTAAAGAACCTTAAGATTCTTCATTTATCAagtgttgcttgttctcaaagAAGATTAAACCTCACTAGAAAGAGTTGAGATTGAATATATTGCATTGCTAAAAGAAACATGGGCCCATTTATCTAACAAGtggttttttgttttgatattattttggtagatgcatttACAAGATAATCACATGTGAATTATTAACTCGCAACCTGTAGTTTGTGAGATTACTTATTTGATTATTAGTGCAAGAACAAAACTTTCAGATTATGCAATCGAGACAATTCTTGTTAATGTTAATGATTTATTTCTCAggctttaaaataatattgtatgCTAAATTGTTAGTGCGAATAATTATCGCAAAGCCTGTTGCTTATGTGTATAAAATGGTTGCGTAGAATTTATAAAGTAAATGCCTCCAGTAAGTAGCTAAACCATATCTTTTGAGAACAAAactttttgtatatatgtacaagGATATGATATTTTACATGAACCGACACTTGTATGCCTCATGCCAACAAGTTATGATAAATAATCACCATTACAATTGGATTTTAGTCAAGAGTCAAATAAAACtcattatagattttttttaatgtgcaGTAAATGTTTAACTTGCTCCACCGCAATGCATAAAATTGGTATCCAAAGAATGTTCggaatatttattaattatgaatctccttgtattattagatgttttgaatgaattaaagattcaattatgatataatttgcattttgatttgatagttttcccaacattaggggATAGAAATAATAACAAGATGAAATGATTACTTGGAATGAATTATCATTATCTAGATTCTTGCAGAAAGTAATTTGAACCGAAGTTCAAAAGATAATTCACTTTATTACAAGTTAATTGTAGATGTACTTTCTTacttaatgagaataaccaagtgtTATATAACAACTAATGTTTTAAAGTCCCAAGAAGACATCCTGTTAGAATAAATGAAAGTAATGCATGTCTAAACCATAGTAGATTAATTggttctaaaaataaaaattctcgtaaaagaaaataataaatcaagatGGTCATATAATAGAGTGGTGCTCTTGAAGAGACCcaaagacataactaataattaaaactcCAAAAGAGATTTAAGTACCTAGATatggaaatgatgaaaataaagaaattttgataagttatgtcaatacgACAAATTATGGAaccctaaaatagaaaagttgttgGCAACTGTTTTGATGCAATAGTCTTATTTagataatgaaagaaaatgaggatcttgaataaatttgtttaaaaatatagacATGGAAAAGAttgaccaaaatagaaagatgTAATTCAATTAGAATTGAATTCGAGAAGTTTTTGGACCAACAATCAAAacatctaaaggtataaagctagTGGGGTGCAAATGAGTAAGTTTTGCAAAaacgaaataagaaaaatgaatttgttCACTAAGTCTTGGCATTGATCATaagaacatataaaattttcttgtGATGGATGCAATAAACCTTTAGATATCTTCTGGTCtaacaattcataaaagatttaacacgtgtctaatggttgttgttttgaattttatatgaatcattATATAATggaagtttatattaaaatccttgaaggatttagaataCTAGAGATATATAAAATTCCTGGAAAAAGTTCAATACCtttgcataaatatttattgatttcatttgaacatatttgttattataaaaGGATCATGATCAaattttgttatgattattgttgaaactctgAAGAGATCAAAGTATATTTCCTTAAAAATTTTcctcactcatgacttttaaaagaatgatgatataaatgcttagcaaatacattcaaGTGATTGTTtgaaaagttagtattaaagattctaatacacaaaatttgagatATCATGTGATATTTTCATGAGAGGGGAGTAAATACGCATTATACTTTTTTCCCTTAaccaaggttttgtcccattagATTTTCCTAGTAAGGTTTTTAATAAGGTAGCATGCTATGCATATTATAGATATGTgcactctttttccttcactaaaatttctttttctgcAGGTTTTTTTATCTTGGTAAGATTTTAACGAatcacattatctaccaatgaaTATCCAATGGGGAGTGTTATGACTATCTTATCATTAAGTGGATGGCCATCAAGATTTACATAAGTTTGATGTACTTAGGACTCAAATGTCCATTAAAAGTACAGTTTTATATAATGTACACTTCTAATGTCTACAAATATAGACTTTGGAAAAGCCTCGTAAACATCCtattgataaataaacataGACTTTGGAGAATATTTAAACTCCATTTGCTTAATCAACTTTTGGTTTTCTTCATTGAGGTTGGAATTTTCAACTATCAACTTTACATTCATATGAGACACTTCTTACCATTTTTCAAGCATAGTCTTGTAGGTTTGTAGGAACTCTGTATTCGACTCATGATTTGATTCAGTATTTGTGTCTGAGTCAGTCTCACTCGGGGAAATAAACTTTGTAGTGAAGGTCGTATAACCATTAAAGCACTTCTCATCTAAATCTGAGCCGCTTGAGGAGTCTTCATCACTATTAGTTACACACAGAGACTTTTTTCTCATAGTATTTGGACACTCAGCTTGAACATGACCATACCCTTCACATTCATAACATCAAAtgtctttcttcttttcttgagaGTTCTCATCAATGGCCAcacatttctctttttctcagTTGAATCTTAGTCCGCCTTAAGATCCTTTTCTCTGTTTGAACAGCTTCTTGAAAACCTTGTTGAAGTTTTCAATTAGAaactttatttgtttatgaAGACTTTCAATCGAAATGGAGTCAGAAGTGGGCACTTTCTTTACTACTTGGAAAGCAATGTTTCTTTCAACTTTGGATATGCTCTTTTTAGATTCACCAAGGTTCATCTTAAAAGTTTCAAGTGAACCTGTGAGTTCATCATTCTACAATTGATCAAGGTCATTAACCTCCTCAATAGCCTTTACCTTGATTGCAAATCTCTCAGGTAGAGATTGAAGGACTTTCCTCACCAACTTCGAGCTTGAATATTCATTATCAAGAGCAAAAGCTTGATTTGACAAGTTACACAACCTTGCATAAAAGTAACCAATAGTTTCATTATCCAACATCCTTAGAGTCTTTAACTTGATGCTCAACATCTGTAGTTTCAGTTACTTCTTTCTGTTGGTTCCTTCATAATATGTCTCTAGAATTAACCAAGCTTCACGGCTAGTAGTACATTTATAAATCCTTTTAAACTCCTGACAATCAACACCGCAGAAGATTGCATTAAAGGCCTTTGAGTTCGCATTTCCAAGCTTCCTTTTTTCGGTGGTCCAAGTGGTTTCAAATTTGGAAGTTTTAACACTGGCAAAATCAACAGTAATGGGCTCCTAGCCATTGAGAATTGATCTCCATGCTTCCTCATCAACAAAATTTATGAAGGTTTTCATTGTAACTTTCTAATAAGCATAACTTACTTCATCCAACATAGGGGGTCGTAACAATGAAACTTCTTTCATCTCAAGCAGGTATCAACACTAGGAACACCAGTAGCTACATTAAATAggaggctctgataccaattgctACCACCCACAGCCGTTAATTGCTTGAACTGTTAAAGTTAAACAGAAGTGTCTGACTGTAATGGCCATTACAGCTTGACACTGCGAAATctatgtaaaataataataaagaacaaACATGTTTGTTTATGAAATTTGGTTTCCCTACATCTGCGTGTCGAAAATCGAGTTTGGAAAACatagcaaaaaataaatttagggaaaaatctaagttttaaaaaattttcaaaataagaacttggttgtaatatctaaaataataaatacttaatcaaaattgtacattttttattcgtctaggatgaacacttcgaccgagtagtcttctccgttatcctcaagctcatgtcTGATGAGTATGtgttcattttgaataaaaaaattattcacaaaaattaccagtgagGTACTTTTGGggcaagttgtaaataagaaaaatatctccaGAAATTTTCTAAAGTAATTTCTTTAGAGATTTTTCTTTGTACaactttttcttgaattcaagtgtgtaaaTAATAacccaaggctctctttatataaggAGACTTTAGAGGgttcaattataattaaacttaaccactttaatattaaattaatataatatttatcaagataaatattagattaaaattatattaaatcttattaaattaatagaatatttatctacaagataaatattaaattaaatttaatattaagataagataatcactttaataataaattaataaaatactattaagataagtattaaattaaatttaatattaaatctattaaaataatattatttttggaatagttaatttgaaatcaaattctctaataGAATTccagtaggagtgtaattcttccactgctcaaccactaAAGACCCACTGCCACTGACTATATTCTGTCCATCGGAATGTCACCGCCGACACCCCAAGCATGTTCGATTTCTGTCGGTTTGGTTTGGGCCAATGATGACTCAACCAGTCCAGTCCAGCTACCGGTTGGAACGTTGACCCGGTTTCACAAACTAGGCCCAAttcgaccagtttttgggtcATGGTCTCAGTTTTGGGCTCTCGGGCCCAATTTatgatctcaggtccaattttcaaattaaattaccTACTTGGCCAATTgcctgacttgaaaattaaattccaaaaatatcatattaattttaattaatttgattaatttaattttacttgatcaaaattaattttctcaaaaatcacttagattttccaaattaatttttcaagaaaattctttaattaaattctctACTTGAACAATTCGTATGACCgcccaatttaattccacatcgaataaatcgtcttaattaaattatttccaaagtcgtatAATTTACTTCTAAATCAAATGCAgttcgatcgagcttttgttgaggtagcggagggaccaatcgaGCATATACAATTAGACTTTAGTAATTGTAATTATGTCTAAAAGCATTGTTCcaataattcgcaattacttaatcatagaGGCAGACcataagaagtaccatgattgaaaactcctcattatatactctttacgaaagcaattcatccaactactttgtccaatgacctcatcatgtgtgtgttacccttatatgatatcattgattcctttgagttaaatccgttcactcaacacaatcctattttatctcattgtcaccattgtgtcttcttaatgattaatatgaccactgtcaacaaatgattaTGATAAGTTGCTCATTTGAAAACAAGCGACTCGTAGCCACGTTCcaatttatcaatccacacaatgtcaatgagatgatatcgttaactctttaattgagctatgaatttcactatttctagtaaagtcatgtcatacacaagtcatgtacccaacgtACTGGATATCGGCTCAATCATCTTAAGAGCATAAGTCTCCACTTacatcaaagcacatgagttacataagtatggttagtgactaactcaggatttaggtaaatcacaccatgaatgtcacaagtgaattgaTTCGCAaacagattcaaaattaattcatcttgggtccagtccaatgtatcattctgccaatgaatacatctatgtctctacccgttgAGTTAACTTCTCCAATAACCAAGACTATTCATCTCATCAATtagaattgtagacgacataataatctttctcagtatttgaatcaaatgctcactttgattatTTTACGAAATTACGGACTCGTTTAGAtgatctactgaagtaagttgtctttctctcATTGTCAACGTTCTTACAATGTCACAATTTGGCTATgcatgaaaaatatgaaagacaaaattacaaaagataTGACAGTGAAATGCGAAATTTACTTATTCATCTtttaaatacatagaaaacaattataCGTTTACTACAATATTGACACATTTCCTAACACTGTGAAGCCTAGCTCAGTGattaatttcattatctttAATCCGCGATATAATAAGTGAATCACACTTTATCACTCCCCAAGTATATAGATATCACCTTTCTACCTAAAGACTAGAATACTCACCCTTAAACTCTCCCCTTGAGAATTTAGACTATAAACTCTAATGATTTTCAAACCACTTGCACTCTTTCAACAAAATTCCACAATGAACATAATAAAGTGCTCTCAATAAAGCTCTTGTTTAAGCCTAGACAAGCCCCAAACCATATATACGTTTCAGcttgataaaatagaaattaaatgaaTACAAAGAAACCccttaaaaatagaaattacatAATCTGATAAAGATATAGTctcttaaaatcaataatatgatCTCGATCAAATATCCACATAACACAGGTTGAATAGATTCACTCGAATCCAATCCAATCTTCAATAGCCACAGATTGCTTTTTATAAATGGTTCATAATATCTTCAAAATATCAATAGATTCACTAGTCCAAAGATTTTGCTTCATTAAATTGCCAATTCAATTATGGCTAGTAACTTCACTACCTCAGTGGCATTTTGCAATGGGCACTACTGAGTGCCACTCAGCTCATTCAATACAACTTGCTTCAACAATCAAACCTCTATCAAGGTTGATCAAGCCTTCTTCAATCCATCATGATCTACCTAAATCACATCAAATCAATTATCCTTAATATAAGGATACAAAATATCATAAAGTCAACTCATATATTCTTGGATAGCCTATCTCAACATACAAAGTAAGTAGATCACATAAAAACCCTTGAAAACTAATCTTGTTCGGTTCAATCTCTTCTCTAATGATAAACACGAGATTGGCTACACAAAATCCTCAAAAAGAGATAAgcaaatcatcaaaatattttgGTCAAACATGCCAACAAATAAGGTAAGTTTCATGTTTAGTGCAATGATTGACCGAAGTGGGCACTTCCAAAACCTTCCTCAACACATGATTTATTTTGAGCAAAGAGAAGGatatttttttgcttattttgaagATCTTGTTTTTTTATACGAGTTTCTGCTCCTCTTTCTAATTTCAAGCTTAAATTTGTACTAactattgtttattttatgtctaatattgtaataagtttttttcttatattattggACCACCTAGTTCAACCGAGAACATAATAGTCCAATAGTTCAACTAACATATTCAAACTGAATTTTATTAGAATTGTTTTGATTAGGTGTAAAACTGAGAACCgtgaatcaattttttttaaaaaaaatgttctaAACTAGATTTTGTATATATTTCGGGTTTTCTTAGAATTTTGGGATGCTTTAAGGTAaagtaaaatatcaaaaaaaaaaaaaagaaatggataTTGATAAGATTTTTTTTGTGGGTTTTGAAGTAGAAGAAACCTTTTGAGTGgtaaaaatttgagattttagtAAGGTACATTTCATTCCCAGTGAGAGTTACAGGTTCAAACCTTGAAGACAAGATTATTGGGAGGGGCAACCACACACCTTGAACATGAATCATAAAACGGGTtgaataatacaaaaaaaatgagcttttagtgttatataagttttaaaaacaattaagtgAGAATAAGGCtagaaaatgaaattggaaGAGATCTATGAATGCTTATTTTCATCAATAAACTATtgcattcattttattttggtcattaaactactaattgttttgatttaatcactaaacttttcaacataaaaatattttggtcactctcaTTAATTGTCGTTAGATAAGTGACGAAAAGCTTATGTGGCCTTTTTTATggtctaataataaatttagccctccaatgtgtaataggcccaatttgcccggggcccatttagaataaaaaataataaaaatcaaaaaccaaagaaaataataaataaaattcagtccaaaaaaaagtccatttacaattGGCCCAGATCAGTTtaccaaaaaataatacaaatataccAAGGCCCGAAATACAAACCAAACCCATTTATAAATGGCCCAGTACAAACCCAAATACTAGCCTAAACCCAAACGACCCAATTACAGTGGCCCGATACCCCTAGCCCAGAACTGAAACaagcagaaaccctagggtttctggggTCTTCAGCTGCCGCCTTCCACGAGCCACTCCTCATGCACGCAACCACCCACGGCCTTCATCCCTACGTGCCGAGCCTCTGCCAGTGTGCGCGGCTTCGCACATGCGCCACCACTGCTCGTTTTGGCCTCACCAACtcaaaggggaatgggaaactAGAGACTCTAAGTTAATCAGTTATAGAAAGCTGGTCCTCGAGTTGGTTGATGAGTTTGACGATATcaccttctgttatctcccacgagaggAAAACCAAATGGCTGATGCATTGGCTACTCTAGCTTCGATGATTCAGGTGAACAGGCTTGAAGTGATGAGGCCTATTCAAATGAGTATCTATGAAACCCCAGCTCATTGCTACAGTATTGAGGAGGAGGGAAAAGGCGATCACCCTTGGTATCAGAGTATCCTACAGTATGTAAAGAATCGGGAGTACCCTAGTCAAGCAACGGAGAACGACAACAGAACTCTGAGAAGAATAGCCATCgaatatgtcttagatggggaagtGCTATACAAAAGAAGGAAAGTTCAAGTACTATTAAGATGTGTGGATGTCGTGGAAgctaagaaaattttggaggaagtccatgagggtgtcTGTGGGACGCACGCCAACGGTTTCACCATGgccagacagatcatgagatttggatactattggtccactatggaaggggattgcattgATTACGCCAAGAAATACCATAAATGTCAGATTTATGGAGACAAGATGTATGCACCCCCTTCGCCACTTCACGTTATGACCTCTCCATGGTcgttctccatgtggggtatggatgtcattgggccgatttcaccgaaggcttctaatagGTATCGTTTCATCTTCGTagtcattgattacttcaccaagtgggtagaagctgcttcatacgcaaatgtcacgaagtcaacagtcagtaaattcttgaaaaaggagatcatttgtcgatatggaatgcctgagataatatatctgacaatgcattgaatttgaacaatagcacaatAGCTGAGGTTTGCCGCCAATTTAAGATCAAGCATCATAATTTATCGccgtatcgtccaaaaatgaatggtgcagtggaggcggccaataagaatattaaaagaattgtggggaaaatgactgagacttacaaagattggcatgagaagttatcaTTTGCTCTCCTTGCCTATCGAGCATCTGTTAGAACTTCTACCGAGGCAACACCTTTTTCCctagtttatggaatggagcaagtattacccattgaagttgagatcCCTTCTCTACGAGTGTTATCTGAACTCCAGTTGGATGAAGCTGAAAGGGtccaatctcgatatgaccAGTTGAACCTAATAGAGGAGAAGAGGTTAAGAGCTATTCACCATGGgcaaatgtaccaaaaacgaatgatgcgagcctatgaTAAAAAGGTCCGCCCCAGAGAATTTCGCGAAGGAGACTTGGTGCTAAAAAAGATTCTTCATATGCAAAAGGACTTTAAAGGAAAATTGATGCCAAATTGGTagggtccttatgttgtaaagaaggatTTTTCTGGTGGAGCTTTGATTctaagtgagatggatggtaaaagttTGCCAAACCCCGTAAACGCAGATTCcatcaagaaatacttcacttgaaagaagggaaccaaagtgaaaacctgcaaagggcgttttgttctaaaaaaagagagatttagagaggccaaggtgaaaacctgcaaagggcgccttgagatcaaaggggatttgagtcgaaaccccgaaaagggcggctcaaatattggtCAAAAAAGGGCATGAGAAGCTTGGAActgttcaaattttgatcggGGCACACGATGATCTCGCTATACCTAAACCAACAAGAAAGGGCATACGACATCTTGGAGCATCGACAGAGTATTacagatctcctaaacacatgccAAACTCAGAATAGTCTTcagaagtttgtacagagaaattcaagctgcgataACTGGGGCACCTAGTTCTTATTGTATTGAATGTGTTAAtacttttttccctttttattaatATACACATTCTCAATCAACTTCTTTGTTATTCTTCTTTCACTATTGTCGATATTTTatctctttcgagctatgctcagaaccaacatTTATCCATAGTCATAATCTTTtagcaaacatgttgcattggaataatgattaatggactactAAAACTTTCATAAAGTAAGTTTTGCACATTACTCTAAAAAAGTctctaaataatacagtaatctgaaacaggactattttTTAGAACGAACCAGGTTTAAAGGTCAGAAATCTAAGAAAAAGACTGATTTTAAACAATCCCTTAGGATTTTGTTGgcggttggaggaaaaattcaaagccttggAAAGCGCTGATACTAATCAGGGAATCGACGCTAAATATCTAAGCTTAGTCCCAGATTTAGTACTACCTCCCAAATtcaagatgcctgaatttgagaaatataatggaacTAGCTGCCCCAAAGCCCACATCACTATGTCCTGTAAAAGGATGACTGGCTACGTTAACAACGATCAGTTGTTAATCCACTGTTTCCAAGACAGTTTGGTGggggcagcatctaaatggtacaatcaattaagTCATACCAaaattggttcatggagggacctagcacagGCATTTATGAAACAATACAGTCATGTAACGGATATGACCCCCGATAGAATTACACtacaaaatatggagaagaaaTCGGGTGAGAGTTTCAGACAGTatgcacaaagatggagggaagttGCCATCCAAGTCCAACCACCGCTCCTAGAAAGAGAGACCACAATGCTCTTTATCAATACCTTaaaagccccgttcatcacgCACATGCTAGGAAGTGCAACAAAAAGTTTCTCAGATATAAtaatgaatggtgaaatgattgagaatgccatAAGAAATGGGAAAATAGAAGCAAGAGAGAGTAACAAAAGGCCAGCCTCGAGAAGGAAGAAAAATGAGGTGAAAATGTAAATGCGTACAACAAGTCGGTTACAGTgaatcagccaagaaaggtggctGCCAGTCAACAAGGTTCaacaagacaagaatctggCGTAAGATAGGGTACTGAGAAGCCCCAGTTCACGTCGATTCTGATGTCAtacaaggagctgtatcagaaGTTGTTCAATGCGCACGTTGTCTCTCCCTTTTACTTAAGCCCTTtgcaacctccgtatcccaattGGTATGAtacgaacgcacaatgtgattaCCATGCGAGAATTAcagggcactcaatagagaattgcacgGCTTTCAAGAAGGTAGTTGAGAGGCTCATTAGCATAGGAGTCGTCAAATTTGACGACTCACCTAACGCAAAAAATCTGTTGCCTAATCATGCTGATAAGGGGGTGAATATGATGAGTGAAAGCAGAGGAGAAAAAGTCAAGAACAACATTGCTGAAGTAAAAACCCCATTGAAATGGGTTTGGAGAGAGATGGCAAAGAGGGGGCTAGTTATTTCAGATTCTGAAAAAAGGTATGAGGATGAAAGCTATTGTGAATTCCACCGTGAGGTAGGACATGAGATTCAAGAATGTGAGGGATTTAAGGATCTGGCCCAAAGCATGATGGATAATAAGGAAATGAGGTTTTATGAAGAAGTAGAGGATGAAAGAAATATTTGCGTATCAGAGTTGGCAATGAAGACTAGGGAAACGAATCATCCTGTGGTCATCATTTCATGCCCTCGGAGTAATGAGTCTAGGGTCCAGataacaccaaaaattgtaatccAGAAACCATCGAATTTCCCACACAAGGATAACAAAATGGTGCCGTGGAATTATGGATGTACCGTGACAATTTTGAGAAAAGAAGTAGAAAGAAATCAGGAAATAGGTTCTTACACACGCAATGGGAAGCGATATGACGCTCAGGCAGAATCGTCAAGAGAAGAGAATTGGAAGAAAGAGCAAAAGAAAGGGAAGGCCGTGGAAGTTGAGTCCTTGGTTAACgaaccaataaaagaagaagaggcaaaggaatttttgaagtttttgaaacaTCAAATATAGCGTTGTGCAACAACTACGCAAACAGCCGGCCCTTATTTCTACATTAGCTTTGCTCTTAAGTTCAGAAGCACATCGAAATGCACTATTGAAAGTACTAAACGAAACATATGTGGCGGATGATATTTCGGTGAACAAGCTGGATCGGTTGGCCAACAATATAAGTGttgacaattttatcttcttcagtGATGACGAAATACTATCTGGAGGAAGAGGTTCTACTAAAGCCCTGCACGTTACTGCCCGATGCAAAGAATACATACTCCCGGGGGTCCTGATTGATAACGGATCTGCACTAAGCGTATTGCCTTTATCTACTCTTAGTAGGTTACCGGTGGACAATTCACACATGAAAGCGTGCCAGAGCATAGTAAAGGCATTTGATGGAACGGAAAAGAGGGTTATTGGGAGAATTGAGGTACCATTAAGGATTGGCCTAATTACTTATGAGGTGGATTTCTTGGTGATGGATATTAAGCCTTCCTACAATTGTCTATTAGGAAGGCCATGGATACACTCAGCCGGAGCAGTACCTTCATCGCTACACCAGAAGGTGAAGATAGTATCAgagtgtaacaacccggttttgaccctaatcggaacagtggtttcgggaccacaaatctgagtctaaaaaatattttaatattattttacgtgtttattatgtgtgaatttacttgtgtgaaagtttcatgaattaattttattgttgtgtgcttaatttgagaaaatggctaaatcgcataaaataaaaagttgatggctaaatatgaaagtgcttaattatttttgtctttataatttggaggttTCATGTTGAAATTTAGCCAATATTAATGGTAGTGGATGGCAATGATggctattatatatatatatatatataaattatattaaatataaaagtaaaataataatggtataatatattgaaaataataaa harbors:
- the LOC105761944 gene encoding uncharacterized protein LOC105761944, which gives rise to MPEFEKYNGTSCPKAHITMSCKRMTGYVNNDQLLIHCFQDSLVGAASKWYNQLSHTKIGSWRDLAQAFMKQYSHVTDMTPDRITLQNMEKKSGESFRQYAQRWREVAIQVQPPLLERETTMLFINTLKAPFITHMLGSATKSFSDIIMNGEMIENAIRNGKIEARESNKRPASRRKKNEGTEKPQFTSILMSYKELYQKLFNAHVVSPFYLSPLQPPYPNWYDTNAQCDYHARITGHSIENCTAFKKVVERLISIGVVKFDDSPNAKNLLPNHADKGVNMMSESRGEKVKNNIAEVKTPLKWVWREMAKRGLVISDSEKRYEDESYCEFHREVGHEIQECEGFKDLAQSMMDNKEMRFYEEVEDERNICVSELAMKTRETNHPVVIISCPRSNESRVQITPKIVIQKPSNFPHKDNKMVPWNYGCTVTILRKEVERNQEIGSYTRNGKRYDAQAESSREENWKKEQKKGKAVEVESLPALISTLALLLSSEAHRNALLKVLNETYVADDISVNKLDRLANNISVDNFIFFSDDEILSGGRGSTKALHVTARCKEYILPGVLIDNGSALSVLPLSTLSRLPVDNSHMKACQSIVKAFDGTEKRVIGRIEEGHGYTQPEQYLHRYTRRKQNSVPKISRTTEMGLRLMIGRGASPGKRLGKYLQGKIEAPMLKEKFDSYGLGYKPDMK